One genomic window of Desulfurella sp. includes the following:
- the lptE gene encoding LPS assembly lipoprotein LptE produces MNNRQIFVIKNFFNIAFFIIIVSFIASSCGYRLATHSSIIGNIKTVYVETPKNSTSNPDIALYLKKSIINELIAHNIKVVDQKLHAQGYLETDITSYSVDPSLFNSEGLPIVYRCMITISLTLKDRDGKALILNKLLTSFADFKANNREIALQIAKNSVQQKVLDQLAVLVREDLFINF; encoded by the coding sequence ATGAATAACAGGCAAATTTTTGTAATAAAAAACTTTTTCAATATAGCATTTTTTATTATTATTGTTTCTTTTATTGCATCATCGTGTGGCTACCGTTTGGCCACACACTCATCTATAATTGGTAATATAAAAACTGTATATGTTGAAACACCAAAGAATTCTACATCAAATCCAGATATTGCTCTATATTTAAAAAAATCCATAATTAATGAATTAATTGCACATAATATTAAGGTTGTAGATCAAAAACTACATGCCCAGGGTTATTTGGAAACAGATATAACAAGTTATTCGGTTGATCCATCTCTTTTTAATAGCGAAGGGTTGCCCATAGTTTATAGGTGCATGATAACAATAAGTTTGACACTAAAAGATAGAGACGGAAAAGCTTTGATTTTGAATAAATTATTGACAAGTTTCGCAGATTTTAAAGCAAACAATAGAGAAATTGCACTTCAAATAGCAAAAAACTCTGTGCAACAAAAGGTTTTGGATCAACTTGCAGTATTAGTTAGAGAAGATTTATTTATTAATTTTTAA
- the leuS gene encoding leucine--tRNA ligase, whose product MEKYNPSVIEKKWQEIWDKLNLNKAVDFDEKPKYYCLEMFPYPSGKIHMGHVRNYTIGDVIARFKRYTGYNVLHPIGFDAFGLPAENAAINAKIHPAKWTYANMDYMLSQLQKLGFSYDKDRIIATCDPKYYKWEQKIFIEMFKRGMAYRKESEVNFCPHCQTVLANEQVEDGRCWRCDSEVVKKTIFSWYFKITDYADELLEDIKLLEDGWPNRVLSQQINWIGKSEGAFIKFKFEKSDEYLEVFTTRPDTLFGVTFVSISPKHPKVKEFVKDRNVLDYVEKMIVDLDIKKDYGKEKDGIYSGINLINPVNNEIVPLYIANFVLMEYGTGVVMGVPAHDQRDFEFATKFNIPKKIVIYREDLSNDVETWKSSFVDSGFLVNSGEFNGLQNELAKEKIVEYLTSKNLARKAFQYKLRDWNVSRQRYWGAPIPIIYCPNCGVVPESIENLPVELPENVEITGFGGSPLSKVESFVNTTCPICGAKAKRETDTFDTFVESSWYFLRYCSPDYDKDIFDKQKVKYWMDVDQYIGGIEHAVMHLLYARYFTKVLRDLGYLDSSEPFKRLLTQGMVIKDGAKMSKSKGNVVDPDDIVNTYGADTARLFILFAAPVDKDLEWSDEGIEGSFRFLNRLYRLIANYAYKVKDAPLQASITPRIKELLYEINSCVQKVTNDIENYHFNTAIAKLMEFVNFLYSFNPEEDELGYFKEALEKLTIMASPFVPHLACELWEMLGHDEIVFSQSWPKVELEYATKDTVKIAITINGKLRDTIEATKDADQKEVEKLALNSEKVKKHLEGKEIKKYVYVKNKILNIIV is encoded by the coding sequence ATGGAAAAGTATAATCCAAGTGTTATTGAAAAAAAATGGCAGGAAATCTGGGATAAGTTAAACTTAAATAAAGCTGTAGATTTTGATGAAAAACCAAAATACTATTGTTTGGAAATGTTTCCCTACCCATCTGGTAAAATTCATATGGGACATGTTAGAAATTATACAATTGGCGATGTTATAGCTCGTTTTAAGCGTTATACAGGCTACAATGTATTACATCCAATAGGCTTTGATGCATTTGGTTTGCCTGCAGAAAACGCAGCAATTAATGCAAAGATTCATCCTGCAAAATGGACTTACGCAAATATGGATTATATGCTCAGTCAATTGCAAAAACTTGGCTTTTCTTATGATAAAGACAGAATAATTGCTACATGTGATCCAAAATACTATAAATGGGAACAAAAGATATTTATAGAAATGTTTAAACGCGGTATGGCATATAGAAAGGAATCAGAAGTTAATTTCTGTCCACACTGTCAGACAGTGCTTGCAAACGAGCAGGTAGAAGATGGCAGGTGCTGGAGATGCGATAGCGAAGTTGTTAAAAAAACTATCTTTAGCTGGTATTTTAAAATTACAGATTATGCAGATGAATTGTTAGAAGATATTAAATTATTAGAAGATGGATGGCCAAATAGAGTTTTAAGCCAACAGATAAACTGGATAGGAAAAAGTGAAGGTGCCTTTATCAAATTCAAGTTTGAAAAATCAGATGAGTACCTGGAAGTTTTTACAACAAGACCTGATACATTGTTTGGTGTAACATTCGTTAGTATATCGCCAAAACACCCAAAGGTAAAAGAGTTTGTGAAGGATAGAAATGTATTGGATTATGTTGAAAAGATGATCGTTGATCTGGATATTAAAAAAGATTATGGTAAAGAAAAAGATGGTATATACAGTGGTATTAATCTAATTAATCCTGTCAATAATGAAATTGTGCCACTTTATATTGCAAATTTTGTTTTAATGGAATATGGTACAGGCGTTGTAATGGGCGTTCCAGCGCACGATCAAAGGGATTTTGAGTTTGCAACAAAGTTTAATATACCTAAAAAGATTGTAATTTACCGTGAAGATTTAAGCAATGATGTAGAGACGTGGAAAAGCAGCTTTGTTGATAGTGGATTTCTTGTTAATTCAGGAGAGTTTAATGGTTTGCAAAATGAACTAGCAAAAGAAAAAATTGTCGAGTACCTTACAAGCAAAAACCTGGCAAGAAAAGCTTTTCAATATAAATTAAGAGACTGGAATGTATCGCGTCAGCGCTATTGGGGTGCGCCAATTCCTATTATTTATTGTCCAAATTGTGGTGTAGTGCCAGAAAGCATAGAAAATTTGCCTGTGGAGTTGCCTGAAAATGTAGAAATAACTGGCTTTGGTGGGTCGCCTTTATCAAAGGTCGAAAGCTTTGTTAATACTACCTGTCCAATATGCGGTGCAAAAGCAAAAAGAGAAACAGATACTTTTGATACATTTGTAGAATCAAGCTGGTATTTTTTGAGGTATTGTTCTCCTGATTACGATAAAGATATATTTGACAAGCAAAAAGTTAAATACTGGATGGATGTGGATCAATACATTGGCGGCATTGAGCATGCTGTAATGCATTTACTGTATGCAAGGTACTTTACAAAGGTATTAAGGGACCTTGGCTATTTGGACTCAAGCGAGCCATTTAAGCGTTTGCTAACACAGGGGATGGTTATAAAAGATGGCGCTAAAATGAGCAAATCCAAAGGCAACGTGGTAGATCCAGATGATATTGTTAACACTTATGGTGCGGATACTGCCAGGTTATTTATACTGTTTGCAGCACCTGTGGATAAAGATTTGGAATGGTCAGATGAAGGTATCGAAGGTTCATTTAGATTTTTAAATAGACTTTATAGACTTATTGCAAATTATGCTTACAAAGTCAAAGATGCACCTTTGCAAGCTTCGATTACGCCTCGCATTAAAGAACTTCTATATGAGATAAACTCTTGCGTGCAAAAAGTTACAAACGACATTGAAAACTATCATTTTAACACAGCAATTGCTAAATTGATGGAATTTGTAAACTTTTTATATAGTTTTAACCCTGAAGAAGATGAACTTGGCTACTTCAAGGAAGCACTTGAAAAATTAACCATAATGGCTAGCCCTTTTGTGCCTCATTTAGCTTGCGAGCTTTGGGAAATGTTGGGTCATGATGAAATTGTATTTTCTCAAAGCTGGCCTAAAGTTGAGCTTGAATATGCAACCAAAGATACAGTTAAAATTGCAATTACAATAAATGGAAAACTCAGAGATACAATTGAAGCCACTAAAGATGCGGATCAAAAAGAAGTTGAAAAGCTTGCGCTAAACTCAGAAAAAGTAAAAAAACACCTTGAAGGCAAAGAAATCAAAAAGTATGTTTATGTAAAAAATAAAATCCTTAACATCATTGTATGA
- the ilvD gene encoding dihydroxy-acid dehydratase codes for MRRSDIMLKGPERAPHRSLFKADGFTDEELSRPIIAIANSSNDIVPGHVHLKTLVEAVKAGIYMAGGTPIEFNTIGVDDGIAMGHLGMHYSLPSRENIADAVEIMVNAHPVDGLVILPACDKIVPGMMMAAARVNIPTIMISGGPMLAGKYQGKDIDLAQAFEAVGKYISGSINEEELLEIENIACPSCGSCSGMYSANSINCLSEALGLSLPGNGTIPAVYAARVRLAKLAGAKIVELVEKNIKPRDIITIDSIKNAIAVDMAMGCSTNTVLHLLAIAQEANIELSLDIFNEISDKTPDLCSFSPVGPYHLEDLDNAGGVMAIMSRLDSIGLIKRDCITVTGATIYDSYKNAKVKNNNIIRPVDKPYYPKGGLSILKGNLAPFGAVLKQSGVSAKMDHFVGKARVFDSEEEATKAIFNKQIKEGDCVVIRYEGPAGGPGMKEMLQPTSAIAGMGLDTKVALITDGRFSGATRGLSIGHISPEAAKGGLIGLIEENDLIEINVPEKTINLLVEQSVIEERKKHFKPKPPKITTGYLARYARLVQDAHLGAVLR; via the coding sequence ATGCGAAGAAGCGATATTATGTTAAAGGGACCAGAAAGGGCACCACATAGATCTTTGTTTAAAGCAGATGGCTTTACCGATGAAGAACTTTCAAGACCAATTATTGCTATTGCCAATTCTTCAAACGATATAGTGCCTGGTCATGTGCACCTAAAAACGCTTGTTGAAGCTGTTAAAGCAGGTATATATATGGCAGGTGGAACACCCATTGAATTTAACACCATAGGTGTAGATGACGGTATTGCAATGGGTCATTTAGGGATGCACTATTCTTTGCCATCAAGGGAAAATATAGCAGATGCTGTAGAAATTATGGTAAATGCGCATCCAGTTGATGGACTTGTTATACTTCCTGCATGTGATAAAATTGTACCTGGCATGATGATGGCAGCAGCCAGGGTTAATATACCAACAATTATGATATCCGGTGGTCCAATGCTTGCCGGTAAATACCAGGGTAAAGATATAGATTTAGCACAGGCTTTTGAAGCTGTAGGAAAATACATTTCTGGCAGCATAAACGAAGAAGAGTTATTAGAAATAGAAAATATAGCATGTCCTTCATGTGGGTCTTGTTCTGGTATGTATTCTGCAAATTCTATAAATTGCTTAAGCGAGGCTTTAGGTTTGAGTTTGCCTGGAAACGGTACAATACCTGCTGTGTATGCAGCACGTGTAAGACTTGCAAAGCTTGCAGGTGCTAAGATTGTTGAACTAGTGGAAAAAAATATAAAACCAAGGGATATAATAACAATTGATAGCATAAAAAATGCAATTGCAGTAGATATGGCAATGGGATGTTCTACAAACACTGTGCTTCATTTGCTTGCCATTGCTCAAGAAGCAAATATAGAGCTTTCTCTTGATATATTCAATGAAATAAGCGATAAAACACCCGATTTGTGTTCATTTAGTCCAGTTGGGCCATACCACTTAGAAGATCTTGACAATGCAGGTGGTGTGATGGCTATTATGAGTAGACTAGACAGCATTGGTTTAATAAAAAGAGACTGCATTACTGTAACAGGCGCTACAATTTATGACTCCTACAAAAACGCAAAGGTTAAAAATAATAATATTATTAGACCAGTTGATAAGCCTTATTATCCAAAAGGAGGATTATCAATACTAAAAGGTAACCTGGCACCATTTGGTGCAGTACTAAAGCAATCTGGTGTATCTGCAAAAATGGACCATTTTGTCGGGAAAGCCAGAGTCTTTGATAGTGAAGAAGAAGCAACAAAGGCAATATTTAACAAACAAATCAAAGAAGGCGATTGTGTTGTTATTCGATATGAAGGTCCAGCGGGTGGTCCAGGTATGAAAGAAATGCTTCAGCCAACAAGCGCAATAGCAGGCATGGGTCTTGATACAAAAGTAGCTTTAATTACCGATGGCAGGTTTTCCGGTGCAACAAGAGGTTTATCTATAGGCCATATATCACCTGAGGCTGCAAAAGGGGGACTTATTGGTTTGATAGAAGAAAATGATTTAATAGAAATTAATGTACCAGAAAAGACAATTAATTTACTTGTTGAACAAAGTGTAATTGAAGAAAGAAAAAAACATTTTAAGCCAAAGCCACCCAAAATTACAACGGGTTATTTGGCCCGTTATGCAAGGCTTGTCCAGGATGCACATTTAGGAGCAGTGTTGAGGTAG
- a CDS encoding glycosyltransferase family 39 protein has protein sequence MPKQVLAVFFALYLIANLFNLGKLDFSYKEAKNAIISLQMNKSGNYKWQTILGRPYFKKPPLGSYYTSIFFKIFGENQWQARFGQFVFVILTALLPFILKNEFEGIDPFYFASIYLTTIIVLLSINTYSLYPSAVFFLFMAFIKVYFRQKNFAIWLILAFLTLGLSAIFLFYSILLCFAVLEKNKELISIKEHLVALVLILFLSLFGIALYGLNITSIHYLVGSLFLGFLQSFNFKNYLWHLISFPFIAFFLLLPWSIFIKNFFRKYDTRLYRFALNGSIAVFFLMWILPFENYLILVPFFASLASFYKVNIDSFYLKLATIFFIMLTGAAVLFGYLFAKDSNYLFLLFFSIFIAVFLYKQSKKYAISQYIYIVVFLICAKAAYSMVYIPYEASYMPDVSVYGKKIASIILKNKAKYVMSNNVHLDLLYYVEKESNLPIYIPQKSKGVLITQNKEVLKKIYGSEFSPYGVFYVGEY, from the coding sequence ATGCCCAAACAAGTATTGGCCGTTTTTTTTGCACTTTATCTAATAGCAAATCTTTTTAATTTAGGTAAGCTGGATTTTAGTTATAAAGAAGCTAAAAATGCTATAATAAGTTTGCAGATGAACAAAAGTGGTAATTATAAATGGCAAACAATATTGGGTAGGCCTTACTTCAAAAAACCTCCGCTTGGTTCTTATTACACGAGTATTTTTTTTAAAATATTTGGTGAAAATCAGTGGCAGGCAAGATTTGGTCAGTTTGTCTTTGTAATTTTAACCGCACTTTTGCCATTTATTTTAAAAAATGAGTTTGAAGGTATAGATCCATTTTACTTTGCATCTATTTATTTAACCACTATAATTGTATTATTATCAATCAATACTTACTCTTTGTATCCAAGCGCTGTGTTTTTTTTATTTATGGCTTTTATAAAAGTATATTTCAGACAAAAAAATTTTGCAATATGGCTGATATTGGCTTTTTTAACATTGGGTTTAAGCGCGATTTTTTTGTTTTATTCTATTTTGCTTTGCTTTGCTGTTTTAGAAAAAAATAAAGAACTAATAAGCATAAAAGAACATCTGGTAGCTCTTGTTTTAATATTATTTTTAAGCCTTTTTGGTATAGCTTTGTATGGTTTAAATATAACCAGTATTCACTATCTTGTAGGTTCACTTTTTTTAGGATTTTTGCAATCTTTTAATTTTAAAAATTACCTGTGGCATTTGATTTCTTTTCCATTTATAGCATTTTTTTTGCTTTTGCCATGGTCAATTTTTATTAAAAATTTCTTTAGAAAATACGATACCAGGCTTTACAGGTTTGCATTAAATGGAAGTATTGCAGTATTTTTTTTAATGTGGATTTTGCCATTTGAGAATTATTTAATTCTGGTGCCTTTTTTTGCAAGTTTGGCATCATTTTATAAAGTAAATATAGATAGTTTTTATCTCAAATTAGCAACGATTTTTTTTATAATGCTTACTGGCGCTGCAGTTTTGTTTGGTTATTTATTTGCTAAAGACTCAAACTATTTATTTTTATTATTTTTTAGCATTTTTATAGCTGTATTTTTGTATAAACAATCTAAAAAATACGCAATTAGTCAATATATATATATTGTTGTTTTTTTGATTTGTGCAAAGGCAGCCTACAGCATGGTTTACATACCCTATGAGGCTAGCTATATGCCTGATGTTTCGGTTTATGGTAAAAAGATAGCAAGTATTATTTTGAAAAATAAAGCAAAATATGTTATGAGTAATAATGTGCATTTAGATTTATTGTATTATGTTGAAAAAGAATCAAATTTGCCAATATACATACCACAAAAATCAAAAGGTGTGCTTATAACGCAAAACAAAGAAGTGCTTAAAAAAATCTATGGCAGTGAATTTAGTCCATATGGAGTGTTTTACGTGGGAGAATATTAG